A DNA window from Sphingopyxis macrogoltabida contains the following coding sequences:
- a CDS encoding ATP-binding protein, whose amino-acid sequence MDSQGGAIGAGDMTAAQHVRLAGGGTVAPAAPVAPVTAHHRDDLLIGEVIDISGSASRILIDSETIGQLSSSTDMAVAMAGQVGAQVKVRVGNVWLVASIRDQQLHEKGQGVIVASIDFLGEGDEEKITGRIHNFRRGVTRYPVPGGKVYAATSADLKQIYAADERAHVEIGTVYPTKDIRGSLYVDAMLGKHFALLGSTGTGKSTSAALILHKICELAPQGHIVMIDPHGEYSAAFKGTGALFDVDNLAMPYWLMNFEEHCEVFVTSEGRDRQGDCDVLAKCLLQARQKNRLAEGMNKITVDSPIPYLLSDLLSILSNEMGRLDKATSSAPFMRIKGKIEEMRADPRYNFMFSGMLVADTMASFIGKIFRLPSDGRPISIIDVSGVPSDITSVVVAVLSRLTFDYAIWSRGEPQRPILLVCEEAHRYIPAKDVGQGQAVRKILERIAKEGRKYGVSLGLITQRPSDLAEGVLSQCGTIISMRLNNERDQHFVKAAMPEGARGFIDSIPALRNRECIVCGEGVSIPIRVYLDTLEEEKRPASSDPLFSKLWRETGGEAEILERVVKRWRSQGR is encoded by the coding sequence ATGGACAGCCAGGGCGGCGCGATCGGCGCCGGGGACATGACGGCGGCACAGCACGTCCGGCTCGCCGGCGGCGGCACCGTCGCTCCTGCTGCGCCCGTTGCGCCAGTGACGGCGCATCATCGCGACGACCTGCTGATCGGCGAAGTGATCGATATTTCGGGTTCGGCGTCGCGTATCCTGATCGATTCCGAGACGATCGGCCAATTGTCGTCGTCGACCGACATGGCGGTCGCGATGGCGGGACAGGTCGGCGCGCAGGTCAAGGTCCGCGTCGGCAACGTCTGGCTCGTCGCGAGCATCCGCGACCAGCAGCTCCACGAAAAAGGGCAGGGCGTGATCGTCGCGTCGATCGACTTCCTCGGCGAAGGCGACGAGGAAAAGATCACCGGCCGCATCCATAATTTCCGCCGCGGTGTTACGCGCTACCCGGTGCCGGGCGGCAAGGTCTATGCGGCGACCAGCGCCGATCTCAAGCAAATCTATGCCGCCGACGAACGCGCGCATGTCGAGATCGGGACCGTCTATCCGACCAAGGATATTCGCGGTTCGCTCTATGTCGATGCGATGCTCGGCAAGCATTTCGCGCTCCTCGGTTCGACCGGTACCGGCAAGTCGACGAGCGCCGCGCTGATCCTCCACAAGATCTGCGAACTCGCGCCGCAGGGTCATATCGTGATGATCGACCCGCACGGCGAATATTCGGCGGCGTTCAAGGGCACCGGCGCGCTGTTCGACGTCGACAATCTCGCGATGCCCTATTGGCTGATGAATTTCGAGGAACATTGCGAAGTGTTCGTCACCAGCGAGGGCCGTGACCGGCAGGGCGACTGCGACGTGCTCGCCAAATGCCTGTTGCAGGCGCGGCAGAAGAACCGGCTCGCCGAGGGGATGAACAAGATCACCGTCGATTCGCCGATTCCCTATCTGCTCTCCGATCTCCTCAGCATTCTCAGCAACGAGATGGGTCGCCTCGACAAGGCGACGTCGAGCGCGCCGTTCATGCGGATCAAGGGCAAGATCGAGGAAATGCGCGCCGACCCGCGCTATAATTTCATGTTCTCGGGCATGCTCGTCGCCGACACGATGGCTAGTTTCATCGGCAAGATCTTCCGCCTGCCGTCCGACGGCCGGCCGATCTCGATCATCGACGTGTCGGGGGTGCCTTCCGACATCACCAGCGTCGTCGTCGCGGTCCTGTCGCGCCTGACCTTCGACTATGCGATCTGGTCGCGCGGCGAACCGCAGCGCCCGATCCTGCTCGTCTGCGAAGAGGCGCACCGCTACATCCCGGCGAAGGACGTCGGGCAGGGGCAGGCGGTGCGCAAGATCCTCGAACGGATCGCCAAGGAAGGCCGTAAATATGGCGTGTCGCTGGGCCTGATCACCCAGCGTCCGTCGGACCTTGCCGAAGGCGTGCTGTCGCAGTGCGGCACGATCATCTCGATGCGCCTCAACAACGAGCGCGACCAGCATTTCGTCAAGGCGGCGATGCCCGAGGGCGCGCGCGGTTTTATCGATTCGATCCCGGCGCTCAGAAATCGGGAGTGCATCGTCTGCGGCGAGGGCGTGTCGATCCCGATCCGCGTCTATCTCGATACGCTCGAAGAGGAAAAACGGCCCGCGTCGAGCGATCCGCTGTTCTCGAAGCTGTGGCGCGAGACCGGCGGCGAAGCCGAAATTCTCGAACGCGTCGTCAAGCGCTGGCGCAGCCAGGGGCGGTAA
- a CDS encoding TIGR02186 family protein, with the protein MRNACALALACAALLLPAPAAAQGSDPRLVPDVSSRAIDIQYSFTGEELLLFGAILYPGQRLPDDRADIVVVLKGPVRPIVLREKRRVAGIWVNANSIRLRTSPGFYAIGSSRPIDKLVDERTAAIFELGLNNLSMSPSGFSEAKKLERFEGGLIDLYRRLGLFYENPAAVEISEGVLYRARIPVPARVPVGTYRAETYLISRGRVLAVASRDVQIRKAGFERFVALAAQRHGFLYGLAAVLLSLVLGWGASAIFRRR; encoded by the coding sequence ATGAGAAACGCGTGCGCCTTGGCCCTGGCGTGCGCGGCGCTGCTGCTCCCGGCCCCGGCTGCGGCGCAGGGGAGCGATCCGCGGCTGGTCCCCGACGTGTCGAGCCGCGCCATCGATATCCAGTACAGCTTTACCGGCGAGGAACTGTTGCTGTTCGGCGCGATCCTCTATCCGGGACAGCGGCTGCCCGACGACCGCGCCGATATCGTCGTGGTGTTGAAGGGACCGGTGCGCCCGATCGTGCTGCGCGAAAAGCGCCGCGTCGCGGGTATCTGGGTCAACGCCAACAGCATCCGCCTGCGCACCTCGCCGGGCTTTTATGCCATCGGCTCGTCGCGCCCGATCGACAAGCTGGTCGACGAACGCACCGCCGCGATCTTCGAACTGGGGCTCAACAACCTGTCGATGTCGCCGAGCGGCTTTTCGGAGGCGAAGAAGCTCGAGCGTTTCGAGGGCGGGCTGATCGACCTTTATCGCCGCCTCGGGCTTTTCTATGAAAATCCGGCGGCGGTCGAAATCAGCGAAGGCGTGCTCTACCGGGCGCGTATCCCGGTGCCGGCGCGCGTCCCGGTCGGCACCTATCGCGCCGAAACCTATCTGATCAGCCGCGGCCGCGTGCTCGCGGTAGCATCGCGCGACGTCCAGATCCGCAAGGCAGGCTTCGAACGCTTCGTCGCGCTCGCGGCACAGCGTCACGGCTTTCTCTATGGCCTCGCGGCGGTGCTGCTGTCGCTCGTCCTCGGATGGGGTGCGTCGGCTATTTTCCGCCGCCGTTAG
- a CDS encoding sulfite exporter TauE/SafE family protein, whose amino-acid sequence MDLYLPVANLSVNALVIILLGGGVGFLSGMFGVGGGFLTTPLLIFYGIPPTVAAASAATQVTGASVSGVMAHLERDGVDLRMGAVLVAGGLLGSLIGAGLFELLTAWGQIDTTINILYVALLGTVGSFMGREAWGSYRAAQAGLPAPARKRRHHPMVANLPLRWRFYRSGLYISPLAPLLLGMAVGILTMLLGVGGGFIMVPAMLYLLGMGTQVVVGTSLFQILFVTIATTMVHAMTTGAVDIVLAGLLLLGSVTGAQFGARFAQKVKPEYLRMALAAIVLLVALRMAVDLFIRPEEIYTVQ is encoded by the coding sequence ATGGACCTTTACCTTCCCGTCGCCAATCTGTCGGTCAATGCGTTGGTCATCATCCTGCTCGGCGGCGGCGTGGGGTTCCTGTCGGGCATGTTCGGGGTCGGCGGCGGCTTCCTGACCACACCGCTGCTGATCTTCTACGGCATCCCCCCGACGGTCGCGGCGGCATCCGCAGCGACGCAGGTGACGGGCGCCAGCGTGTCGGGCGTGATGGCGCATCTCGAGCGCGACGGCGTCGACCTGCGCATGGGCGCGGTGCTCGTGGCGGGCGGCCTCCTCGGCTCGCTGATCGGCGCCGGGCTGTTCGAATTGCTTACCGCCTGGGGCCAAATCGATACGACGATCAACATCCTGTACGTCGCGCTGCTCGGTACCGTCGGCAGTTTCATGGGGCGCGAGGCATGGGGTTCGTACCGCGCGGCGCAGGCGGGGCTTCCGGCCCCGGCGCGCAAGCGGCGCCACCACCCGATGGTCGCGAACCTGCCGCTGCGCTGGCGTTTCTATCGCTCGGGCCTCTACATCTCGCCGCTCGCGCCGCTGCTGCTCGGCATGGCGGTCGGCATCCTGACCATGCTGCTCGGCGTCGGCGGCGGTTTCATCATGGTCCCGGCGATGCTCTACCTGCTCGGCATGGGGACGCAGGTCGTCGTCGGCACCTCGCTGTTCCAGATATTGTTCGTGACGATCGCGACGACGATGGTCCATGCGATGACGACCGGCGCGGTCGACATCGTGCTGGCGGGGCTGCTGCTGCTCGGCAGCGTCACCGGCGCGCAGTTCGGCGCACGCTTCGCGCAGAAGGTGAAGCCCGAATATCTGCGCATGGCGCTCGCGGCGATCGTGTTGCTCGTCGCACTGCGCATGGCGGTCGATCTCTTCATCCGCCCCGAAGAAATCTATACGGTGCAATGA